A DNA window from Acidobacteriota bacterium contains the following coding sequences:
- a CDS encoding ABC transporter permease, producing the protein MGHGDRTRGSSAVIAGNILSEAATNLRARRMQAALSSFGIATGITAVVLLVSIVSGIHRFMLDTVGAVGGNLIQVTASSQRSTRDPRGFPVTVRPADVETMLRSSEYFDIGSAENMGSGVIRTSRRSTQNWNIRGLTESGFDILDVHVARGRLFLDREYADGSRAAVLGADLAADLFNQESPIGQTIVIGEWPFVVVGVLDWVGDQTAGIPAPPDRSIYMPFKACAAAFTGTGNAFMLRFRLRSPDTADAAVVETRTILDRQRKQRGETSGEIQVINTIERMAQLNLVLTTLKFVVGLVGGIGLFVGAVGVANVMLVSVRERRQEIGVRRALGATRRAIFIGFLFEGLAITLSGGLAGILIAWALTGIAVFIPQVPAGARPHISLMTALTSIALLTLVGLVAGVGPARRAASIDPAEALRAD; encoded by the coding sequence ATGGGCCACGGCGACCGCACCCGCGGATCGAGCGCCGTGATTGCTGGAAACATCCTCAGCGAAGCGGCCACGAACCTGCGCGCCCGCCGGATGCAGGCGGCGCTGTCATCGTTTGGTATCGCCACCGGCATCACCGCGGTCGTGCTGCTCGTATCCATTGTGTCCGGCATCCACCGCTTCATGCTCGACACCGTCGGCGCCGTCGGGGGAAACCTCATCCAGGTCACAGCCAGTTCGCAGCGATCGACGCGCGATCCGCGCGGGTTTCCGGTGACGGTGCGACCCGCGGACGTGGAGACGATGCTCCGGTCGAGCGAGTACTTCGACATCGGCTCTGCCGAGAACATGGGCTCTGGTGTCATCCGGACCTCTCGTCGGAGCACGCAGAACTGGAACATCCGTGGTCTCACCGAGAGCGGCTTCGACATTCTGGATGTCCACGTCGCGCGAGGGCGGCTGTTTCTTGATCGTGAATACGCAGACGGATCGCGTGCTGCCGTGCTCGGCGCCGACCTCGCGGCGGACCTCTTCAATCAGGAGTCGCCCATCGGCCAGACGATCGTGATCGGCGAATGGCCCTTTGTCGTGGTCGGCGTGCTCGATTGGGTCGGCGACCAGACGGCGGGTATTCCGGCTCCTCCGGACCGCAGCATCTATATGCCCTTCAAGGCGTGCGCCGCAGCCTTCACTGGCACTGGAAATGCGTTCATGCTGCGGTTTCGACTGCGCTCACCGGACACGGCGGACGCGGCAGTGGTGGAGACCAGGACGATCCTCGATCGCCAGCGCAAGCAGCGGGGAGAAACGAGCGGAGAGATCCAGGTCATCAATACCATCGAACGGATGGCACAGTTGAATCTGGTGTTGACGACGCTGAAGTTCGTGGTGGGACTGGTGGGCGGCATCGGGCTCTTCGTGGGCGCCGTGGGTGTCGCCAACGTGATGCTCGTCTCGGTGCGCGAACGGCGTCAGGAGATCGGCGTCCGCCGGGCGTTGGGCGCGACCAGGCGAGCCATCTTCATCGGCTTCCTGTTCGAGGGGTTGGCCATCACCTTGTCCGGTGGCCTCGCTGGCATTCTGATCGCGTGGGCGCTGACCGGCATCGCCGTGTTCATTCCGCAGGTGCCCGCCGGCGCCCGCCCGCACATCTCGCTGATGACGGCGTTGACGTCCATCGCGCTCCTCACGTTGGTCGGTCTGGTGGCCGGAGTCGGCCCCGCGAGACGAGCCGCGTCGATAGATCCGGCCGAGGCGCTGCGGGCTGACTAG
- a CDS encoding putative metal-dependent hydrolase yields the protein MPDPRYPIGPFVAPDNFSEQGRVKFIASIEATPARLRAAIDGLSTAQLLQPYRDGGWTCAQVIHHVADSHMNAYMRFKLAATDDNPFVTGFNEAQWAECPDATSPDIGISLSLVDGVHARWVTFLRSLDAKAFDRTFQHSKNGPVSLNLALALYAWHGRHHTAHITSLRERMGW from the coding sequence ATGCCGGACCCTCGTTATCCGATCGGACCGTTTGTGGCACCGGACAACTTCAGCGAACAGGGGCGAGTGAAGTTTATCGCGAGTATTGAAGCGACGCCGGCACGTCTGCGCGCTGCAATCGATGGGCTGTCGACTGCGCAACTGCTGCAGCCGTACCGCGACGGCGGCTGGACCTGTGCCCAGGTGATTCACCACGTGGCCGACAGCCACATGAACGCCTACATGCGCTTCAAGCTGGCGGCCACCGACGACAACCCCTTCGTCACGGGCTTCAACGAGGCGCAGTGGGCGGAGTGTCCCGACGCGACGTCACCCGACATCGGCATTTCCCTGAGTCTGGTGGATGGTGTGCACGCGCGCTGGGTCACGTTCCTGCGGAGTCTCGACGCGAAGGCATTCGACAGGACATTCCAGCACTCCAAGAATGGGCCAGTCAGCCTCAACCTGGCGCTGGCCCTGTATGCGTGGCACGGCCGTCACCATACCGCGCACATCACGAGCTTGCGAGAACGGATGGGCTGGTAA
- a CDS encoding fused MFS/spermidine synthase, with product MQSRRILPVLLLLFVGSGCAALVYEVVWFQLLQLVIGSSSVSLAVLLGTFMGGLCLGSFAFSRFVSVTTHPMRVYATLELGIGAIGLLVLFGMPLVGGVYTAWAGSGVWGLILRGLAAGICLLPPTVLMGATLPALSRSVETTPAGVAWLGFFYAGNILGAVLGSLLAGFYLLRVYDIPTATYAAVGLNAVVALVAWGLSHAITVPAPAAPTKAPEPVAGSRALHVGIALSGMTALAAEVIWTRQLSLLFGATTYTFSLILAAFLTGLGIGSSIGSALGRTVSRPRLAFGWCQALLAVAIAWAAYMLSDSMPYWPIDPSIAKNPWFNFQIDFVRCLWVVLPGAILWGASFPLALASVARPGHDPAQLVGRLYGANTIGAIVGSLVGGLLLVVWLGSQHAQQLLILISALSALLILMPAGKDEPKDASTRFAVSAIAIGIGSTLLAVLAVHGIPGLLVAYGRYSATRVGQADVFYVGEGINASVAVSRLADGTLNYHNAGKVQASSEAQDMRLQRMLGHMTTLIPANPRSVLVIGCGAGVTAGAVSVDPRVERLTIAEIEPLVPRTVSTYFSQFNFDVVRNPKTTVRIDDARHFILTSREKFDAVTSDPLDPWVKGAAMLYSREFFELVKQHLNPGGVVTLFVQLYWSNEEAVKSELATFFEAFPNGVVWGNTYQGGGYDLVLLGQVEPTVINLDDIEARLHRPEYATLYTSLREIGVQSSIDLFSTYAGQARDLGPWLKDAAITHDSNLRLQYLAGMGVNLNIGPSIYSGLLAYRRQPTALFTGSDQMKSALWAAMETAGR from the coding sequence ATGCAATCGCGCCGGATTCTTCCCGTCCTCCTGTTGCTGTTCGTCGGCAGCGGATGTGCCGCCCTGGTCTACGAAGTCGTGTGGTTCCAGCTGTTGCAGTTGGTCATCGGCTCCTCGTCGGTCTCGCTGGCCGTGCTGCTTGGCACCTTCATGGGCGGGCTCTGTCTCGGGAGTTTTGCCTTTTCGCGCTTCGTGTCGGTGACGACCCACCCGATGCGTGTGTACGCGACGCTTGAACTTGGCATCGGCGCCATCGGGCTTCTCGTCCTGTTCGGCATGCCCCTGGTCGGCGGCGTCTACACGGCCTGGGCCGGATCGGGAGTGTGGGGGCTCATTCTGCGGGGCCTCGCCGCCGGCATCTGTCTCCTTCCGCCCACGGTGCTCATGGGGGCAACACTGCCGGCGCTGTCGCGCTCGGTCGAGACAACGCCGGCGGGCGTCGCCTGGCTCGGGTTCTTCTACGCGGGCAACATCCTGGGCGCGGTGCTCGGCAGCCTGCTCGCCGGCTTCTATCTGCTGCGCGTCTACGACATCCCGACGGCAACCTACGCCGCGGTCGGCCTGAACGCCGTTGTCGCGTTGGTCGCCTGGGGGCTTTCTCACGCGATTACGGTCCCCGCCCCGGCGGCGCCGACCAAGGCCCCGGAGCCGGTGGCCGGGTCACGCGCCCTCCATGTCGGGATTGCGCTGTCGGGCATGACGGCGCTCGCGGCGGAAGTGATCTGGACGCGGCAGCTTTCGCTGCTGTTTGGCGCGACCACGTACACGTTCTCGCTGATTCTGGCGGCGTTCCTGACGGGACTCGGCATCGGCTCCAGCATCGGGTCCGCCCTGGGCCGCACGGTGTCCAGGCCTCGGCTCGCGTTCGGCTGGTGCCAGGCTCTGCTGGCCGTCGCGATCGCCTGGGCGGCGTACATGCTGTCCGACTCGATGCCCTATTGGCCCATCGATCCGTCGATTGCGAAGAATCCGTGGTTCAACTTCCAGATCGACTTCGTCCGCTGCCTCTGGGTTGTGCTTCCCGGTGCGATCCTGTGGGGCGCGAGTTTTCCGCTGGCACTCGCATCGGTCGCCAGGCCCGGACACGATCCGGCCCAACTGGTCGGACGCCTGTACGGCGCCAACACGATCGGCGCGATCGTCGGATCGCTTGTCGGCGGCCTCCTCCTCGTGGTCTGGCTCGGCAGTCAGCACGCGCAGCAGTTGCTGATTCTGATCTCCGCCCTCTCTGCGCTGCTCATCCTGATGCCGGCTGGAAAGGATGAGCCGAAAGATGCGAGCACGCGATTCGCTGTCTCGGCGATTGCGATTGGCATTGGGTCAACACTGCTAGCGGTGCTGGCCGTACACGGAATACCAGGGCTGCTGGTCGCCTACGGCCGGTACTCCGCGACGCGAGTCGGTCAGGCGGACGTGTTCTACGTCGGCGAAGGCATCAATGCGTCGGTCGCGGTGTCCCGACTGGCCGACGGCACCCTCAACTATCACAACGCCGGCAAGGTCCAGGCCTCCAGCGAGGCGCAGGACATGCGGCTCCAGCGCATGCTCGGCCACATGACCACGCTGATTCCTGCCAACCCGCGTTCGGTCCTCGTCATCGGCTGCGGCGCGGGCGTGACGGCTGGCGCCGTATCGGTCGATCCGCGCGTCGAGCGGCTCACGATTGCGGAAATTGAGCCGCTTGTGCCGCGGACGGTGTCGACCTACTTCAGCCAGTTCAATTTCGACGTCGTCCGAAACCCCAAGACGACGGTTCGGATAGACGATGCGCGGCATTTCATCTTGACGAGCAGGGAGAAGTTCGACGCCGTCACGTCGGACCCGCTCGACCCGTGGGTCAAGGGCGCCGCGATGCTCTATTCGAGGGAGTTCTTCGAACTGGTCAAGCAGCACCTGAATCCCGGCGGCGTGGTGACGCTGTTCGTGCAGCTTTATTGGAGCAACGAAGAAGCGGTCAAGAGTGAGCTCGCCACATTCTTCGAGGCTTTCCCGAACGGCGTGGTCTGGGGCAACACCTACCAGGGCGGAGGATACGACTTGGTCCTGCTCGGCCAGGTGGAGCCGACCGTGATCAATCTGGACGACATCGAAGCGCGGCTGCACCGTCCGGAATACGCCACGCTGTACACGTCGCTTCGAGAGATTGGCGTGCAGTCGTCGATCGATCTGTTTTCGACCTACGCTGGACAGGCGCGCGATTTGGGGCCCTGGCTCAAGGACGCCGCGATCACGCACGATTCGAATCTGCGGCTGCAGTACCTGGCGGGCATGGGCGTCAATCTGAACATCGGGCCGTCGATCTATAGCGGCCTGCTGGCCTATCGCCGCCAGCCAACCGCCCTCTTTACCGGGTCGGATCAGATGAAGTCGGCGCTGTGGGCGGCGATGGAGACTGCCGGGCGATAG
- a CDS encoding M14 family zinc carboxypeptidase, translating to MKRLTGFRLAALCAIFVLAGVGLTAQPSKYARDPKQPIDEDYTKKIKEYTTEPFFLSPLVDYLPASKTVPTPKAVLGDVAGAPGKLPYSAEVHAYMRLLEKASPGRVKVFSIGKSEEGREMIAVAIAAESVMAKMDENRARLAKLADPRTIKLDDAEADRLIEASVPVYYITGAIHSPETGAPTALMELAYRLVVDDSPYIKAIRNNMITLITPVIETDGRDRQVDIYKWHLAHPDETWPSLAYWGKYVAHDNNRDAMGATLALTRNVINTVVGQKIQVLHDLHESVPYLYDNTVGDGPYNAWVDPILTDEWQLLGWNNMSEMTKFGMPGAFTHGTFDTWSPGYLMFIGAMHNGISRLYETFGNAGADTVERKLQPGDYARTWYKQNPPLPKVMWSQRNNNNYQQTGLLTALSYFSGNTKLFLKNFYLKSKRSVTKPTVEGPAAYVLPGDEARPGAQAEMLRVLQRQAVEISRATASFSVTMPVKKKPARRDAEEGVAGKPTEEAPKTEAKRDEKPATETRQFPAGSYIIRMDQPYSRIADALLDYQYWSPNDPQKRPYDDTGWTFGELFNVQVVRVTDAKVLDVAMEKVVDVKAASGVVGTGSLFAVNNDADPSLIALRYRIKDAAVDVAEEPFEAGGKKFNRGSFLIKNTAQADVQKFATELGLQAHALAATPTVKTHAVKAPRIGYIHTWIGTQDEGWWRMEFDRLGIPYDYISTQVVAKENNLNARWDVLVFPPVGRGAQQIVSGMPMWRNPMPWKTTELTPNIGKIDATDDMRPGLGLSGVANLESFVRKGGLLIVADDTTILANMFGMTPGVSVQEATRLKAPGTVMRAKIVDGTSPIAYGYGDGLSIYSAPGLVMGVSNLLGGRGGRGAAAGGPERPTGRGTADDPDQVQGFPVVTPPEEPKVEPWQAAPVTPEQLRNPLSVIPPQLRPRVVLRYGDAKDLLVSGLIENGNEIAQRPALVDVPLDKGHVVVFANNPMWRGETQGSYGFVFNAILNFDRLDAGRKLDEK from the coding sequence ATGAAACGTCTCACAGGCTTCCGTCTCGCGGCGCTCTGCGCCATCTTCGTGCTGGCAGGCGTTGGTCTGACCGCGCAGCCGAGCAAGTATGCCCGCGACCCGAAACAACCGATCGACGAAGACTACACGAAGAAGATCAAGGAGTACACGACCGAGCCGTTCTTCCTGTCGCCGCTGGTCGATTATCTGCCGGCTTCAAAGACGGTGCCGACGCCGAAGGCGGTCCTCGGGGATGTGGCCGGTGCGCCGGGGAAGCTGCCGTACTCGGCAGAGGTTCACGCGTACATGCGATTGCTGGAGAAGGCCAGCCCGGGCCGGGTGAAGGTGTTCTCAATCGGCAAGTCGGAGGAAGGCCGCGAGATGATCGCCGTGGCGATTGCCGCCGAGTCGGTGATGGCGAAGATGGACGAGAACCGTGCCCGGCTGGCAAAGCTGGCCGACCCGCGGACGATCAAGCTCGACGATGCGGAAGCCGATCGCCTGATCGAGGCATCCGTGCCCGTCTATTACATCACCGGGGCCATCCACTCTCCCGAGACGGGGGCGCCAACGGCGCTGATGGAACTGGCGTATCGGCTGGTCGTCGATGACAGCCCGTACATCAAGGCCATCCGCAACAACATGATCACGCTCATCACCCCGGTCATCGAGACCGATGGGCGGGACCGGCAGGTCGACATTTACAAGTGGCATCTGGCGCATCCCGACGAGACGTGGCCGTCGCTGGCCTACTGGGGCAAGTACGTGGCGCATGACAACAACCGGGACGCCATGGGCGCGACGCTCGCCCTGACGCGAAATGTGATCAACACCGTCGTCGGGCAGAAGATTCAGGTGCTGCACGACCTGCACGAGTCAGTGCCGTACCTGTACGACAACACGGTTGGGGATGGTCCCTACAACGCGTGGGTCGATCCCATCCTCACCGACGAGTGGCAGTTGTTGGGCTGGAACAACATGTCCGAAATGACCAAGTTCGGCATGCCGGGAGCGTTCACGCACGGCACGTTTGATACATGGTCCCCAGGCTACCTGATGTTCATCGGCGCCATGCACAACGGGATCAGCCGCCTCTACGAGACCTTTGGCAATGCCGGCGCCGACACGGTCGAACGAAAGCTCCAGCCGGGCGACTACGCGCGGACCTGGTACAAGCAGAATCCGCCGCTGCCGAAAGTGATGTGGTCGCAGCGCAACAACAACAACTACCAGCAGACCGGCTTGCTGACGGCGCTCTCGTATTTTTCCGGCAACACCAAGCTGTTCCTGAAGAACTTCTATCTCAAGAGCAAGCGCTCCGTGACGAAGCCGACCGTCGAAGGGCCGGCGGCGTACGTGCTGCCGGGAGACGAGGCACGCCCGGGCGCACAGGCGGAAATGCTGCGCGTGCTGCAGCGGCAGGCAGTGGAGATTTCGCGCGCGACGGCCAGTTTCAGCGTGACCATGCCCGTCAAGAAGAAGCCCGCGCGTCGCGACGCCGAGGAGGGAGTTGCGGGCAAGCCGACTGAGGAGGCGCCGAAGACGGAAGCGAAGAGAGATGAGAAGCCCGCGACCGAGACGCGCCAGTTCCCCGCTGGCAGCTACATCATCCGCATGGATCAGCCGTACAGCCGCATCGCCGACGCGTTGCTCGACTATCAATACTGGAGCCCGAACGATCCGCAGAAGCGACCGTACGACGACACTGGCTGGACATTTGGCGAACTGTTCAACGTGCAGGTCGTCCGGGTCACTGACGCGAAGGTGCTCGACGTCGCCATGGAGAAGGTGGTTGACGTGAAGGCGGCAAGCGGAGTCGTCGGCACCGGGAGCCTGTTTGCCGTCAACAACGACGCCGATCCGTCCTTGATCGCGTTGCGGTACCGGATCAAGGACGCGGCCGTCGATGTCGCTGAAGAGCCGTTCGAGGCTGGCGGGAAGAAGTTCAACCGCGGCTCGTTCCTGATCAAGAACACGGCGCAGGCCGACGTGCAGAAGTTCGCGACCGAACTGGGCCTGCAGGCCCATGCGCTTGCAGCGACTCCGACCGTGAAGACACACGCGGTGAAGGCGCCGCGGATCGGGTACATCCACACCTGGATCGGCACGCAGGACGAGGGCTGGTGGCGGATGGAGTTCGATCGGCTGGGGATCCCGTACGACTACATCAGCACACAGGTCGTGGCGAAGGAGAACAATCTCAACGCCCGGTGGGACGTGCTCGTGTTTCCGCCCGTCGGACGTGGCGCGCAGCAGATCGTCAGCGGGATGCCGATGTGGCGAAACCCGATGCCATGGAAGACGACGGAGCTGACGCCGAACATCGGCAAGATCGATGCGACCGACGACATGCGTCCAGGCCTCGGACTCTCCGGAGTCGCGAATCTCGAGAGTTTCGTCCGAAAGGGCGGCCTGTTGATCGTCGCCGATGACACCACGATTCTGGCGAACATGTTCGGGATGACACCGGGCGTGTCGGTACAGGAGGCGACCCGGTTGAAAGCGCCAGGCACGGTGATGCGCGCCAAGATCGTCGACGGGACGAGCCCGATTGCGTATGGGTACGGCGACGGGCTGTCCATCTACTCGGCACCCGGCCTCGTGATGGGCGTTTCCAACCTGCTTGGCGGGCGCGGTGGACGCGGTGCCGCCGCCGGCGGCCCGGAGCGGCCCACTGGACGAGGCACGGCGGACGACCCGGATCAGGTGCAGGGCTTCCCGGTCGTGACGCCGCCGGAAGAGCCGAAGGTCGAGCCATGGCAGGCCGCACCGGTGACTCCGGAGCAGCTTCGCAATCCGCTCAGCGTCATTCCTCCCCAACTCCGTCCGAGGGTCGTTCTCCGATACGGTGACGCGAAGGACCTGCTCGTCTCCGGGCTCATCGAGAACGGCAACGAGATCGCCCAGCGGCCGGCGCTGGTTGACGTGCCGCTCGACAAGGGGCACGTAGTGGTGTTCGCGAACAACCCCATGTGGCGTGGCGAAACACAGGGGAGCTACGGCTTCGTGTTCAATGCCATCCTGAACTTCGACAGGCTGGACGCGGGCCGCAAACTCGACGAGAAGTAA
- a CDS encoding glycosyl hydrolase has protein sequence MRRSVSRRTFAAACLVGFAVLALGVQPFAQAPPPANGSPGTLFSSLKWRAIGPNRGGRSVAVAGSASRPFEYYFGATGGGVWKTSDGGTTWRPVTDKFLKTSSVGALAVSESNPDIVYAGMGETELRGNIIQGDGVYKSTDAGKTWTSVGLTDTQAISRIRVHPKNPDLVYVAALGKPYAPGPERGVFRSKDGGKTWERILFHDPKSGVVDLSMDPNNPDVLYAAMWEVFRTPHSLSSGGPGSGLLKSTDGGTTWTELTRNPGLPAGIWGKVGVAVSPVDGKRVFAIIESENGGVFRSDDAGATWTQVNGERRLRQRAFYYSRIYADPGDRDTMYVLNTGFYRSTDAGKTYTAIRVPHGDNHDLWIAPNDARRMVNSNDGGANVSVNSGETWTPQTFPTAQLYNAFITTDVPYHVCGAQQDNSTACMDSRGNGSEFYDVGGGESGYIAPDPRNPDIFYAGSYGGHLTRHDRKSGQERAINVWPDNPMGYSAIDITERFQWTYPIVFSPADPKVLYVGSQHVWKTTNEGQSWERISPDLTRHDPTTMGPSGGPITLDQTGVETYATVFTIAPSRHDVNVIWTGSDDGYVQLTQDGGKTWSNVTPPALPAFARISLVEASPHKPGTALVAANRYQRDDRAPYVFRTDDFGKTWAKIVTGIPADDFARTIREDIKKPGLLYLGTEHGLYVSFDNGAAWQSLRLDLPVTPVHGIVSTENDLVIGTHGRSFYILDNAAILRQFAPGLTDADVHLFDPPAAIRGISRGVSIDYFLKSQADKMTIEILDAQGQVVNTYAGTTEKDAAKPEAAPAGDEEGPRRQAPRVATKAGMNRFVWDMRYANAKDFPGMILWAGSTRGPVAVPGTYQIRLTAGGVAKTVGFTIRKNPNLTTISQGDLQDQFTLALQIRDKVTQADEAVIRIRDLKKQIADRVATVRSKEKGRQSSDVVIGGESLGLKLTMVEGEIYQYRNQSSQDPLNFPIKLNNKLAALQGVVESGDGKPTEQAYAVFKDLSTRLDEQLAKLAAIVKTDIAAFNKELQKKRLDAIK, from the coding sequence ATGCGCCGAAGTGTATCGCGTCGGACGTTTGCCGCAGCCTGTCTCGTGGGATTCGCCGTGCTGGCGCTGGGCGTCCAGCCCTTCGCCCAGGCTCCACCACCGGCGAACGGCTCCCCGGGCACGCTTTTCTCATCGCTCAAGTGGCGGGCGATTGGGCCGAACCGTGGCGGCCGCTCCGTCGCCGTCGCAGGCAGCGCGTCGCGGCCGTTCGAGTACTACTTCGGCGCCACCGGCGGGGGAGTGTGGAAGACATCGGATGGCGGTACGACATGGCGGCCCGTGACGGACAAGTTCCTGAAGACCTCATCGGTCGGCGCCCTCGCCGTCTCGGAGTCCAACCCCGACATCGTCTACGCCGGGATGGGCGAGACCGAACTACGCGGCAACATCATCCAGGGCGACGGTGTTTACAAGTCGACCGACGCCGGGAAGACGTGGACGTCGGTCGGTCTCACTGACACGCAGGCGATCTCGAGGATTCGGGTTCATCCGAAGAATCCCGATCTGGTCTATGTGGCGGCGCTGGGCAAGCCGTACGCGCCCGGACCCGAGCGCGGCGTGTTTCGGTCGAAGGACGGCGGCAAGACGTGGGAGCGGATCCTGTTTCACGATCCGAAGTCCGGCGTCGTTGACCTGTCGATGGATCCGAACAACCCCGACGTGTTGTACGCTGCCATGTGGGAGGTGTTCCGAACGCCGCATTCGCTGTCGAGCGGCGGCCCCGGAAGCGGTCTGCTCAAGTCGACGGATGGAGGCACGACGTGGACGGAGCTGACCAGAAACCCCGGTCTGCCGGCCGGCATCTGGGGCAAGGTCGGCGTGGCCGTGTCGCCGGTCGACGGCAAACGGGTATTCGCCATCATCGAAAGCGAGAACGGCGGCGTGTTCCGCTCCGATGATGCGGGCGCGACATGGACGCAAGTCAACGGCGAGCGGCGTCTCCGCCAGCGGGCCTTCTACTACTCGCGCATCTACGCGGACCCGGGCGACCGCGACACGATGTACGTGCTCAACACCGGGTTCTATCGATCGACCGACGCCGGCAAGACCTACACGGCGATTCGCGTGCCTCACGGCGACAACCACGATCTCTGGATTGCGCCCAACGACGCCAGGCGGATGGTCAATTCGAACGACGGCGGCGCCAATGTCTCGGTCAATAGTGGCGAGACGTGGACGCCTCAGACGTTTCCCACGGCGCAGCTCTACAACGCCTTTATCACCACCGACGTGCCCTATCACGTATGCGGTGCGCAGCAGGACAACAGCACGGCGTGCATGGACAGCCGGGGGAACGGCAGCGAATTCTACGACGTTGGCGGCGGAGAGAGCGGCTACATCGCACCGGACCCGCGCAACCCCGATATCTTCTACGCAGGGAGCTACGGCGGTCATCTGACACGGCACGACCGGAAGTCCGGCCAGGAGCGGGCGATCAACGTGTGGCCCGACAACCCGATGGGCTACTCGGCCATCGACATCACCGAGCGCTTCCAGTGGACCTATCCCATCGTGTTCTCGCCGGCCGATCCGAAGGTGCTCTACGTCGGCTCGCAACACGTGTGGAAAACGACCAACGAGGGACAGAGCTGGGAGCGCATCAGCCCTGACCTGACGCGCCACGATCCGACGACGATGGGGCCGTCAGGCGGCCCGATCACGCTCGATCAGACGGGTGTGGAAACCTATGCGACCGTGTTCACCATCGCGCCGTCGCGTCACGACGTCAACGTGATCTGGACGGGATCGGACGACGGCTATGTGCAGCTGACGCAGGATGGCGGCAAGACGTGGAGCAACGTGACGCCGCCCGCGCTGCCCGCGTTTGCGCGCATCAGTCTGGTCGAGGCCTCGCCCCACAAGCCGGGAACGGCCCTTGTGGCGGCGAATCGCTATCAGCGCGACGATCGGGCGCCGTACGTATTCCGGACCGACGATTTCGGCAAGACGTGGGCGAAGATCGTGACGGGCATCCCGGCGGACGACTTCGCACGCACGATTCGGGAGGACATCAAGAAGCCGGGCCTGCTGTATCTCGGCACGGAGCATGGCCTCTACGTGTCGTTCGACAACGGCGCGGCGTGGCAATCGCTGCGCCTGGATCTGCCGGTGACGCCGGTGCATGGCATCGTCTCCACCGAAAACGACCTGGTGATCGGCACTCATGGCAGGTCGTTCTACATTCTCGACAACGCCGCGATCCTGCGCCAGTTCGCGCCTGGTCTGACCGACGCGGACGTGCATCTGTTCGATCCACCGGCGGCGATTCGCGGCATCAGCCGGGGCGTGTCGATTGACTACTTCCTGAAGAGCCAGGCCGACAAGATGACGATTGAGATCCTGGACGCGCAGGGCCAGGTGGTCAATACATACGCCGGAACGACTGAGAAAGACGCGGCCAAGCCGGAGGCGGCGCCGGCAGGCGATGAGGAAGGACCCCGTCGGCAGGCGCCGCGTGTCGCCACGAAGGCGGGCATGAACCGATTTGTCTGGGACATGCGGTACGCGAACGCCAAGGACTTTCCGGGCATGATCCTGTGGGCGGGCAGCACGCGCGGGCCGGTGGCCGTGCCCGGCACTTACCAGATTCGCCTCACCGCGGGCGGCGTTGCGAAGACCGTCGGGTTCACGATTCGAAAGAACCCGAACCTGACGACGATCAGCCAGGGCGATCTTCAGGACCAGTTCACGCTGGCGCTCCAGATTCGAGACAAGGTGACGCAGGCTGACGAAGCCGTGATTCGCATCAGGGATCTCAAGAAACAGATCGCCGACCGTGTCGCAACCGTTCGGAGCAAGGAGAAGGGCCGGCAGTCGTCGGACGTCGTGATCGGTGGCGAGTCCCTGGGGTTGAAACTCACCATGGTCGAAGGGGAGATCTATCAGTATCGAAACCAGAGCAGCCAGGATCCCCTGAACTTCCCGATCAAGCTGAATAACAAACTGGCGGCGCTGCAAGGCGTCGTGGAAAGCGGCGACGGCAAGCCGACGGAACAGGCGTACGCCGTGTTCAAGGACCTGTCAACGAGGCTGGACGAACAACTCGCGAAGCTCGCGGCGATCGTCAAGACGGACATCGCCGCGTTCAACAAGGAACTTCAGAAGAAGAGACTCGACGCCATCAAGTAA